The nucleotide sequence TTGCTTCGCCATTGCTCTAATGTACCTTTGCTTTGATAACGGTTATCTAAGGCATTGTTAGCCTGGTAAACTATTAAATCACTACTGCTTTGTCCGATCTGCTTATGAGGTAGTACAAATACGTCATCATGCCAGCCGACCCGATCCACACATAAGGCATATTGACCTGTTTGATAACTCATTAAATAGCATTGAAAAAGGTTTCTTGCTCGTTGGTCAGGTGCAATCATTACACCCTGATAAGACAATGCTTTGCGTAGGTCTGCGCCGTCCGTTTGGAATAGCTCCATAGATAGGGCCTGTGTGTGTTCTACCTTGTTATCATCCTTCCACTTGAGCAATACACCCCAGTTATTACTAGAATCATCTCTAGTCTTAGCAACAACCAATACAGGGCTTGAAATAAAACGCTTGTGGCTTATGCCGTTCTTATCTTCATCAACAAAATAAAGCCCATCCTGCGTGATGTGGAAATGTCCGTTTTCCCATTTCATCGGTTTAGCCAAGTGGCCTTTAGGCAAAATATTTTTTACTGGTAAAGCCTCTATAGCTTCCTCAATAAACGCCAGCACTTCACTTACACTCTCATCCTGGCTTAATTCAATCTGGAACTCGCTTACACCGATTTTTAAATACTGGCATAGCAACCTAACTGCCGTACTCTGCTCCAGCTTTTTAAATGGCTCAAGGTGCATTTGTTCAATTCTGACAGGCAAATAAAGCTGCTTATAACCTGCCTGTGATAGCTGGTTAATCACGAACTGTATTTGTTCAAAATCAAACGGCTTGAGTTCTGTTTTATGGTTGCTGCATAGGGTAGGCAGTAGCACCAACACAACGGCGTAGCCAGTCTGTGCGACCTTAAAGAATGCCTCCAGGCTGTACGTGATAATGACAGGCTGGGCATGGTCAAAATCGCCATACCTTGCAAAGCCTCTAGCCAATCCATCAGGCATGACAGCCACGCGCTGCCCATCCTGCATGACTGCACACTGTACAAGCTCCATTTGTCCATCATAGACAGGTACAATCAAAGGCTGTTCATAGGTAACGCCGTTTATATCCACATTGCCATCATCGACATAGATCGGCTGCTCAGGACTGCCAAAACGCTGTATGAGTGGATGTGATGAATAAGCATCATTAAACGATACAAGCTGCGTACATTCGTTTAAAATGGCTTCGGGTGTTATTAGTTCTTTGGGGTGGTCATAATCAAGCATTGTGACTACTCCCTCCATAACAACATCAACCGCACTTTCTAATGATTCATTTTTCATTATTGGCCCTCACTGCACACGGTTGATATGGATATTTGAATTAATCAAAACACCGTCATTTGATAATCCGACTTTTTCGCGGTTATCCATCATTTGCAGTAAATGCTGTTCTGCTTCCTCAAAGCTAATGCTGAAATGCTTTGCAATGTCCTCTAGGCGGTACATAGGTTCGCCGTCATCGGTGTAACCGCTTGGCGGTGGCAGTAGGTTTAATTCCTTAGCCTTTTGGTGCATCTCTGCTTTGATATGCTCAGGCGTGTAGTGCATTGTCAAAATAAGGGCTTGCTCAGTGACGGGGTGGTGTTCCCCATACTGCTCAAGCATTGCTTTGTAATGGTCAAAGGCTTTGAAAAATTCAGGGTCTACATGTTCAATCATTGTGTATACCCTCAAAAGTTAGCTGTAAATTTGCTTTGCATGTTGTAATTCTTAGGTTTAAATCTCGCATTGAATAGCGGTGGTTTGCCAAGCCAGTGCCATGAAATGAACCTTTAGCCTTTTGGGTCTTTGCTTGCATACATAGGCGGTTCAGTTCTTCATAGGCTGTCTGCCGTGCTGAATAGCTCCCAGTCTTGCGGATGCTCGGCAATACCTCAGAAAATACCCAGTTTTGGAAATTCAATGCTTCGGGTTTAGTCGATCTAAATACAATGCGGTACAGGTTTTCTTCACTGATAAAAGTTAGCTTTTGAGTACCGCCATTTGTAAGGGTATACATTTCATGTACCCCCTTTGGATTTAGCTTAAAACGGCTTGCTGTCGCGTTTTTAATATCTAAGGCTTGACCAACATCAGGCAGACAAAACAAAGGCTGTCCGTTTACATCAAAGGCAATCCGAACGCCGTACTCATTAAAATTAAATACTGCTGGTTTCATGCTGCCACCTCTTTAACAAGCTCATACCGTGCATGTCTGCCAATGCCTGACTTATTGCGCTCGCTATGGGTCACAATGTCATAGCCTGCATTGCGTAAACGCTGAATAATTGCGCTCAGGCGGTAGCAGTTGAAAAGGTCGATAGCCTCGGCCTGTGAAATGGTCTTGCCTTGCTTGAGGTGTGCTAGGACTTGTTTTAATTGGGTGTTGTTCATGTTCTTATGCTCCCATTCCTGACAGTGCATCGGTCAGCTTGTGAATCGTTCCGATGTGGATTATCAGAACGTCCTTAACGCCTGATTTCTTCACCATGTCAGCATGTTCACTAAGTAGCTCTTTAATCGTTCCGTTAAAGCCTCTTAGCTCTAAAAACTTCATAGATTCATCATTTACGATTAAATCCGCTTCCTGATCCGCTTCGCCAGTTGGACAATATGAGGCAAGGGCATAGGCGTATAGATCGGCTGGGTCTGTAATACTCAAGGTTTCCAGCGCCAAGCGTAAAAAGGTATTTAGCTTGCTGGCCTCGGCCTTTAAGTAATCATCAATTGAATAAGGCTTAGAAAATACCTCTGCACTTAATTCGGATGCTCGGATCGAAACATGGTCTAGCAGGTCAATTGCCTGTTCAATCTGTCTTGCATTGGCTTCGGTTTTAAGTTCATCAGGCAAGTAATCAAGGGCCAAGCAAGTGAAGTCAGATACATCAGTAAAAAGGCTCTTTATCTGCTCGCCGTTTACTGCATGGCTGATCTGCTCAAGTCTGCTTTGTGCCTGCTGGGTGATGCTAATTGCATCCTGTAGAGTAATTTCCATAGCTCAAGCCTCCATCGTTGCAATGGTGGCTTTGTGGCTTGCTATGCGTTCATTAATCCACTGGTCTAC is from Acinetobacter sp. ANC 7912 and encodes:
- a CDS encoding helix-turn-helix domain-containing protein → MNNTQLKQVLAHLKQGKTISQAEAIDLFNCYRLSAIIQRLRNAGYDIVTHSERNKSGIGRHARYELVKEVAA
- a CDS encoding BRO family protein; the protein is MKPAVFNFNEYGVRIAFDVNGQPLFCLPDVGQALDIKNATASRFKLNPKGVHEMYTLTNGGTQKLTFISEENLYRIVFRSTKPEALNFQNWVFSEVLPSIRKTGSYSARQTAYEELNRLCMQAKTQKAKGSFHGTGLANHRYSMRDLNLRITTCKANLQLTFEGIHND
- a CDS encoding DUF927 domain-containing protein is translated as MLDYDHPKELITPEAILNECTQLVSFNDAYSSHPLIQRFGSPEQPIYVDDGNVDINGVTYEQPLIVPVYDGQMELVQCAVMQDGQRVAVMPDGLARGFARYGDFDHAQPVIITYSLEAFFKVAQTGYAVVLVLLPTLCSNHKTELKPFDFEQIQFVINQLSQAGYKQLYLPVRIEQMHLEPFKKLEQSTAVRLLCQYLKIGVSEFQIELSQDESVSEVLAFIEEAIEALPVKNILPKGHLAKPMKWENGHFHITQDGLYFVDEDKNGISHKRFISSPVLVVAKTRDDSSNNWGVLLKWKDDNKVEHTQALSMELFQTDGADLRKALSYQGVMIAPDQRARNLFQCYLMSYQTGQYALCVDRVGWHDDVFVLPHKQIGQSSSDLIVYQANNALDNRYQSKGTLEQWRSNVAQLAENHSLLAFSLCTAFAGQLLDPLNQQGGGFHIKGGSSKGKSTALNLASSVWGNPKQFYRTWRATGNALENTAYMHNDGFLVLDEIGEIANPKELGNIVYMLANGLGKGRMTKQITAKPMHQWKVIFLSSGEKSLKDIMSEQGQKTKLGQEIRLADIDIDQSEYGIFDGIDFAEDAPKQAIELSKRMADCYGVAGIAWLEYLTSNKGERMDEARELLDQYRQALTVNQSQGHIVRVANYFALVATAGELATKANITGWKTGTAFNAVQKVFNQWLGSFEQVGDYENREIVTHVKAFFEANESSRFEAITPDPDHIERINNRVGYWKIENGEKIFYVLPEQFKNEVCKGYDSRKAARALLAYNLLEHDTGKTSKTARIPSRKNAVKVYAVKEAIFSWE